In a genomic window of Flavobacterium lipolyticum:
- a CDS encoding AAA family ATPase, protein MTNIEIINIGPIKHIKIDLNQINVFMGPQSSGKSTIAKIISQCFWFEKNYILTGEEYYFYGGLIDFHRMDDSYFSDDSEITYDSLWVKITFKGKGKKSKISVIRNDISTDIYHNLKIEYIPAERNFVSAISNLEKYSDSYDNIINFLNDWMIFKETLTNKKDFSSPLKSINIKYKYNSTKKEDVITLPNRKKVNLQRASSGQQSIMPLLVVCEYLFNELYNQKRNPSPAERKNIQNLLPDNMKSDYKWVIDMQNFHNNEIEQNSNKEVEIVKKKIWNKLGFSTDYNHSTVIIEEPEQNLFPETQKELIYHLFECIKVKNRQHNLVLTTHSPYILYAINNCLMGNLVSNQDMDKIEKAEFLETNFLSRKSWISPKLISIWEIHNGTLKQIQDEDNILSENYFDIKMTDLTDEYYQLLNYYKDEK, encoded by the coding sequence ATGACTAATATAGAGATAATAAATATTGGACCTATAAAACATATTAAAATTGATTTAAATCAAATTAATGTATTTATGGGGCCACAAAGCAGTGGTAAAAGTACGATTGCAAAAATTATTAGTCAGTGCTTTTGGTTTGAAAAGAACTATATATTAACTGGAGAAGAGTATTATTTTTATGGAGGTTTAATTGACTTTCACAGAATGGATGATAGTTATTTTTCAGATGATTCTGAAATTACTTATGATAGCCTATGGGTTAAAATAACATTCAAAGGAAAAGGAAAAAAAAGTAAGATTTCCGTAATTAGAAATGATATTTCAACTGATATATATCATAATTTAAAAATTGAATATATTCCAGCGGAAAGAAATTTTGTCTCTGCAATATCTAATCTTGAAAAGTATAGTGATAGTTATGATAATATTATTAACTTTTTAAATGATTGGATGATATTTAAAGAAACTCTCACAAATAAAAAAGATTTTTCAAGTCCTTTAAAGTCGATTAATATTAAGTATAAATACAATTCAACAAAAAAAGAAGATGTAATTACATTACCAAATAGAAAGAAAGTAAATCTTCAACGTGCTTCAAGCGGACAACAATCAATTATGCCATTATTAGTTGTTTGTGAATATTTGTTTAATGAACTATACAATCAAAAAAGAAATCCATCACCTGCAGAAAGAAAAAATATTCAAAATTTATTGCCTGATAATATGAAGTCAGATTATAAATGGGTAATTGATATGCAAAACTTTCATAACAATGAGATAGAGCAAAATAGCAATAAAGAAGTTGAAATAGTAAAGAAGAAAATATGGAATAAATTAGGTTTTTCTACAGACTATAATCATTCAACTGTAATAATTGAAGAACCTGAGCAAAATTTATTTCCTGAAACTCAGAAGGAATTAATTTACCATTTATTTGAATGTATAAAAGTAAAAAATAGACAACATAATTTAGTTTTAACAACACATAGTCCTTACATTCTATATGCAATCAATAATTGTTTAATGGGTAATCTTGTTAGTAATCAAGATATGGACAAAATAGAAAAAGCTGAGTTTTTAGAAACAAATTTTCTTTCCAGGAAATCTTGGATTTCTCCGAAATTAATATCTATATGGGAAATTCATAATGGAACCCTAAAGCAAATTCAGGATGAGGATAATATTTTATCTGAAAATTATTTCGATATTAAAATGACCGATTTAACTGATGAATATTACCAGCTTTTAAACTATTATAAGGATGAAAAGTAA
- a CDS encoding endonuclease V, with protein sequence MIENFVLLAFDTYYFDGKAKTVCIEFNQWNQDKDYKVHSEIIDNIEDYIPGEFYRRELPCILSLLQKMKLENIDAVIVDGYIYLDDDKKYGLGGYLYEKLNQRVPIIGVAKTNFASLNKDKKSLFRGDSKKPLFITSIGIDLNDAFAKIESMAGEFRFPTLLKELDRLTKEI encoded by the coding sequence ATGATAGAAAATTTTGTGCTTTTAGCATTTGACACTTATTATTTTGACGGAAAAGCCAAAACCGTTTGTATTGAATTTAATCAATGGAATCAAGACAAAGATTATAAAGTACATTCAGAAATAATTGATAATATCGAAGACTATATCCCTGGAGAATTTTACCGAAGAGAATTACCGTGCATTTTAAGTCTCTTACAAAAGATGAAATTAGAAAATATTGACGCTGTAATTGTCGATGGCTATATCTATCTGGATGATGATAAAAAATATGGCTTAGGAGGATACCTATATGAAAAATTAAACCAAAGAGTCCCAATAATTGGGGTCGCCAAAACTAATTTTGCATCATTGAATAAAGACAAAAAAAGCTTATTCAGGGGCGATAGTAAAAAACCTCTTTTTATCACTTCAATCGGCATTGATTTAAACGATGCATTTGCAAAAATCGAAAGTATGGCTGGTGAATTTAGATTCCCTACCTTGTTAAAAGAACTAGACAGGCTCACAAAAGAAATATAG
- a CDS encoding DUF4269 domain-containing protein, protein MIDFTTIDYLKNGNSKQILAYKTLTQHNILGDLVEFDPILVGTIPIAIDIESSDLDIICYWKNKTKFIEKLHAAFGNKNNYTIRETVIDNRESIIASFRIGPFEFEIFGQNIPTQQQNAHLHMLIEHEILQLKGENFRLEIIKLKQKGYKTEPAFAFLLGLNGDPYAELLKYKI, encoded by the coding sequence ATGATTGATTTTACCACTATCGACTATCTAAAAAACGGAAACAGCAAACAAATTCTGGCTTATAAAACCCTGACTCAACATAATATTTTGGGCGACCTAGTTGAATTTGATCCTATTTTAGTGGGCACCATCCCCATTGCGATTGATATCGAAAGTAGTGATTTGGATATCATTTGTTACTGGAAAAACAAAACTAAATTTATCGAAAAACTCCATGCTGCTTTTGGAAACAAAAACAATTATACCATTCGGGAAACAGTAATTGATAACAGAGAATCGATTATTGCAAGTTTTAGAATAGGCCCTTTTGAATTTGAAATCTTTGGACAAAATATTCCAACTCAACAACAGAATGCGCATCTGCACATGCTCATAGAACATGAAATTCTGCAATTAAAAGGTGAAAATTTCCGATTAGAGATTATCAAACTCAAACAAAAGGGATACAAAACTGAACCTGCTTTTGCTTTTTTGTTAGGTTTAAATGGAGATCCGTATGCTGAATTACTGAAATATAAAATTTAA
- a CDS encoding ArnT family glycosyltransferase — translation MTKKTIILLGFIALKFILQYILISPEYDLQRDEYLHLDQAHHLAWGYLSVPPVTSWISYLILLLGNSVFWVKFFPVLFGVLTLLMVWKTIEALKGNLYALILGATCITFSTLLRINILYQPNSLDILCWTSFYYVLVQYMTTENKKWFYIGSVVFAFGFLNKYNMLFLLIGLLPALLLSRQRKIFSEKKLYGALLLGVVLILPNLLWQYNNHFPIVHHMKELAETQLVNVDRMDFLKKQLLFFIGSLFVILSALYALLFYKSFEKYRFFFASMVFTLAVFLYFKAKAYYAIGLYPVYIAFGAVFLSQVLQTGWKRYLKPVFIILPLLFFIPMYDLAFPNKSPEYIVKNPEAYKKLGMLRWEDGKDHELPQDFADMLGWKELARKTDSVYALIPNPKTTLVLCDNYGQAGAINYYSKKGIKAVSFNADYLNWFVLDVPYKNVIRVKNSWERTAELQETSPFFRSSRIAGEITNKYAREYGATIFVFINAKIDINKRLKAEIKEETNYSK, via the coding sequence TGCAATATATCTTAATAAGTCCCGAATATGATTTGCAGCGCGACGAATACCTGCATCTGGATCAGGCGCATCATTTGGCATGGGGCTATTTATCGGTCCCTCCCGTTACTTCCTGGATTTCTTACCTTATCCTTTTACTTGGAAATTCGGTTTTCTGGGTCAAGTTTTTCCCTGTCCTTTTTGGAGTTTTAACGCTCTTGATGGTTTGGAAAACGATTGAGGCTTTGAAAGGAAACTTATACGCCCTGATTTTAGGCGCCACCTGCATTACGTTCTCGACCTTGTTACGAATCAATATCTTGTACCAGCCTAACTCGTTGGACATCTTATGCTGGACTTCTTTTTATTATGTACTTGTGCAGTACATGACCACCGAAAACAAAAAATGGTTTTACATTGGTTCCGTTGTCTTTGCTTTTGGCTTTCTGAACAAATACAATATGCTATTTCTCCTTATCGGCCTCTTACCTGCCCTTTTATTATCCCGTCAAAGAAAAATATTTTCAGAGAAAAAACTCTATGGGGCACTGCTTTTAGGAGTAGTTCTAATTTTGCCAAATCTTTTATGGCAGTACAACAACCATTTCCCCATTGTACATCACATGAAAGAGTTGGCCGAAACGCAGCTTGTTAATGTAGATCGAATGGATTTTTTAAAAAAGCAATTGTTATTTTTCATCGGTTCGCTTTTTGTTATTCTTTCCGCTTTATATGCATTGTTGTTTTACAAGTCCTTCGAAAAATACCGATTCTTTTTTGCTTCGATGGTTTTTACACTGGCAGTGTTTCTGTATTTCAAAGCCAAAGCTTACTATGCTATCGGTTTGTACCCTGTTTATATTGCTTTTGGAGCTGTTTTTCTTTCTCAGGTACTGCAAACAGGCTGGAAACGTTATCTAAAACCTGTTTTCATTATCCTTCCATTGTTATTTTTTATTCCGATGTACGACTTAGCCTTTCCTAATAAAAGTCCGGAATACATCGTGAAAAATCCAGAGGCCTACAAAAAACTTGGTATGCTGCGTTGGGAAGATGGAAAAGACCACGAACTGCCACAAGATTTTGCCGATATGCTGGGCTGGAAAGAACTCGCCCGAAAAACAGATTCTGTTTATGCCCTAATTCCAAATCCTAAAACAACACTGGTACTCTGTGATAATTACGGACAAGCCGGTGCCATAAATTATTACTCTAAAAAAGGGATAAAAGCGGTGTCTTTTAATGCCGATTATCTCAATTGGTTTGTTCTTGATGTACCCTACAAAAATGTCATCAGAGTTAAAAACTCTTGGGAAAGAACTGCTGAACTTCAGGAAACCAGCCCTTTCTTTCGATCTTCACGTATTGCAGGTGAGATCACCAACAAATATGCAAGAGAGTATGGAGCGACTATTTTTGTTTTTATCAATGCCAAAATCGACATTAACAAAAGACTGAAGGCTGAAATTAAAGAAGAAACGAATTATAGTAAATGA